A region of Arthrobacter sp. FB24 DNA encodes the following proteins:
- a CDS encoding complex I subunit 4 family protein, whose protein sequence is MLSLIIVLPLAAAAVLAGLPRLKDSAARTVFAATAGVETALAVGLWAGYRDPGPGGLAYEERLRWIPNVGSSYHLGVDGLSLPLLVLTTVIFLACAVYDWKSRDRVRARSALFLFLETTCLGLFAAQDLILFFLFFDLSIVAMYFVIAGWGHGDRARSAMKFFLYTFLGSLALLVGFIGLYLGADPHTFDIPELAAANAFRGNPAGGFVLAAILLGLAVKTPTVPFHTWLPPAHTDAPATGSAVLAGILLKMGTYGFVRIAMPLLPDAWRAWSPAILTVGILSVLYGALVALAQSDLKRMIAYTSVNHMGYILIALGAAGAATGAGSTIRATAVTGAVTQMVSHGLITGALFLLAGVLQDRAKTYDMGAFGGLATPAPKFAGFFAVAAFASLGLPAFSGFIAEFQIFAGSIGAVPLTAIALPGIVITAALFLRALQRIFTGPVKGRAEGFTDLRPAEMLSAGSLLVLSAVVGVFPAPLLAAITPAADAIVSLVRR, encoded by the coding sequence GTGCTTAGCCTGATTATTGTGTTGCCACTGGCTGCAGCGGCGGTGCTGGCCGGACTGCCCCGGCTGAAGGACTCCGCAGCACGGACGGTGTTCGCCGCGACGGCGGGCGTCGAGACCGCCCTGGCCGTCGGCCTCTGGGCCGGCTACCGCGACCCCGGGCCGGGCGGCCTGGCCTACGAGGAACGACTGCGGTGGATACCCAATGTCGGCAGCAGCTACCACCTGGGCGTGGACGGCTTGTCGCTGCCGCTGCTGGTGCTGACAACGGTCATCTTCCTGGCCTGTGCCGTCTACGACTGGAAGTCCCGGGACCGGGTCAGGGCCCGGTCGGCCCTCTTCCTGTTCCTGGAAACAACCTGCCTCGGCCTGTTCGCGGCGCAGGACCTGATCCTGTTCTTCCTCTTCTTCGACCTCTCGATCGTGGCGATGTACTTCGTCATCGCCGGATGGGGCCACGGAGACCGCGCCCGCTCCGCCATGAAATTCTTCCTCTACACCTTCCTCGGCTCCCTCGCCCTGCTGGTTGGCTTCATCGGCCTGTACCTGGGCGCCGATCCCCACACCTTCGACATCCCCGAACTCGCCGCGGCGAACGCTTTCCGCGGCAACCCCGCCGGCGGCTTCGTCCTCGCCGCGATTCTCCTGGGCCTTGCGGTCAAGACACCCACCGTGCCCTTCCACACCTGGCTGCCACCGGCCCACACCGACGCCCCGGCCACAGGTTCCGCGGTGCTGGCCGGAATCCTGCTGAAGATGGGCACCTACGGGTTCGTCCGAATAGCCATGCCTCTCCTGCCGGACGCCTGGCGGGCTTGGTCCCCGGCCATCCTCACCGTCGGGATCCTCTCGGTCCTGTACGGTGCCCTGGTCGCACTGGCCCAGAGCGATCTAAAGCGGATGATCGCGTACACCTCGGTCAACCACATGGGCTACATCCTGATTGCCCTCGGAGCGGCCGGAGCCGCCACGGGCGCCGGGTCAACGATCCGCGCCACAGCCGTCACCGGCGCCGTCACCCAAATGGTCAGCCACGGCCTGATCACCGGTGCGCTGTTCCTGCTGGCCGGGGTCCTGCAGGACCGGGCCAAGACCTACGACATGGGTGCCTTCGGCGGGCTGGCGACGCCGGCCCCGAAGTTTGCCGGGTTCTTCGCCGTCGCGGCGTTCGCATCCCTCGGGCTCCCTGCCTTCAGCGGCTTCATCGCCGAGTTCCAGATCTTCGCCGGAAGCATCGGTGCCGTTCCGCTCACCGCCATTGCGCTGCCAGGAATCGTGATCACCGCCGCGCTGTTCCTCAGAGCCCTCCAGAGGATCTTTACCGGCCCGGTCAAGGGCAGGGCCGAGGGGTTCACGGACCTCCGCCCGGCGGAAATGCTCTC